GAAGCGTTCTTCCGCCGCGCGATGGAAAACTCGGTGCTGATCGGCATGCGCGTGCTCGACATGCACGGCCGCATCACGCACGTGAACCCCGCGTTCTGCCGGATGACGGGCTGGGACGAAACCGATCTCGTCGGCAAGGTCGCGCCGTTCCCGTACTGGCCGCGCGACGCGTACCCGGAAATGCAGCGCCAGCTCGACATGACGCTGCGCGGCAAGGCGCCGAGCTCGGGCTTCGAGCTGCGCGTGCGGCGCAAGAACGGCACGCTGTTCCACGCGCGCCTGTACGTGTCGCCGCTGATCGACAGTTCGGGCCGCCAGACCGGCTGGATGTCGTCGATGACCGACATCACCGAGCCGAAGCGCGCGCGCGAAGAACTCGCGGCCGCGCACGAACGCTTCACGACGGTGCTCGAAAGCCTCGACGCCGCGGTGTCGGTGCTGGCCGCCGACGAAGCCGAGCTCCTGTTCGCGAACCGCTACTACCGCCACCTGTTCGGCATCCGCCCGGATGGCCATCTGGAGCTGTCGGGCGGCGGTTTCGACCGCGCGCAGGCGTCGTCCGACTCGATCGACATGGTCGATGCGTTCGCGGGCCTGCCGGCCGCCGCGCTGACGAGCAGCACCGCCGATGCGCAGGAGGTGTACGTCGAGAGCATCCAGAAGTGGTTCGAGGTGCGCCGCCAGTACATCCAGTGGGTGGACGGCCACCTCGCGCAGATGCAGATCGCGACCGACATCACGACCCGCAAGAAGGCGCAGGAGCTCGCGCACCAGCAGGAAGAGAAACTGCAGTTCACGAGCCGATTGATGACGATGGGCGAAATGGCGTCGTCGATTGCTCACGAACTGAATCAGCCGCTCGCCGCGATCAACAACTACTGCTCGGGCACGCTCGCGCTCGTGAAGAGCGGCCGCGGCACGCCCGAGACGCTGCAGCCCGCGCTGGAAAAGACCGCGCAGCAGGCGCTGCGGGCCGGGATGATCGTGAAGCGGATTCGCGAATTCGTGAAGCGCAGCGAGCCGAAGCGCCAGCCGGCGCGGGTCGCGGACATCGTCGCCGACGCGGTCGGGCTGGCCGAAATCGAGGCCAGAAAGCGCAGGATCCGGATCGTCACGGAAATCCTCGCAAGAATGCCTATTATTTATGTCGACCCCGTGCTGATCGAACAGGTGCTGATGAACCTGATGAAGAACGCAGCCGAGGCGATGGCCGACGTGAAGCCGGCGTCGGCGGACGGCGTGATCCGCGTGGTCGCCGACATCGATGCGGGCTTCGTCGACATCCGTGTGATCGACCAGGGCCCGGGCGTCGACGAAGCGACCGCCGAGCGCCTGTTCGAACCGTTTTACAGCACCAAGTCCGATGGCATGGGCATGGGGCTGAACATCTGCCGTTCGATCATCGAATCGCATCGGGGGCGTCTGTGGGTGGTCAACAACGTCGAGCCGGATGGCCGCATTTCCGGCGCGACGTTCCACTGCAGCCTGCCCATTGGGGAACCCGCTGATCTCGGCCAAGGGGGGCGCGAGGCATCGGCATCACATACCGTTACGGGAGAACTATGAATAGCCCTGTCACCACCACTCAGGAAACCGTCTTTGTCGTCGACGACGACGAGGCCGTACGGGACTCGCTGCGCTGGCTGCTGGAGGCGAACGGCTATCGCGTGCAATGCTTCTCGAGCGCCGAGCAGTTCCTCGATGCCTATCAGCCGGCGCAGCAGGCCGGCCAGATCGCCTGCCTGATCCTCGACGTGCGGATGTCGGGCATGAGCGGCCTCGAATTGCAGGAACGCCTGATCGCCGACAATGCCGCGCTGCCGATCATCTTCGTCACCGGTCACGGAGACGTGCCGATGGCCGTGTCGACGATGAAAAAGGGTGCGATGGACTTTATCGAGAAACCGTTCGACGAAGCCGAGCTGCGCA
This DNA window, taken from Burkholderia cenocepacia, encodes the following:
- the fixL gene encoding oxygen sensor histidine kinase FixL gives rise to the protein MLTDRLFARSARPPGPPAESQPSRWHHGPWWSNSYLLTPLLSILVFLVVMSLILWSLNRREQQQQEDTLFRNVAWAQQQIRLSMTGAQEQLQALSRDLASGRLDQNAFQMAVADVMQTHPEILYLNWYTAPGVQRWPTVHPPLLGQRLAKPGDAQMQDAVRGAYDEARSTRRQAYSPLIYDDFGNGFITLQTPVMRGDREYLGSIAAVFSVEGILKHDIPQELSSKYKISITDSNNRELSSTSTRPRLPRDSHYDLPLDPPGQGLTVRVYAFPQLTNLTNNTLVWLVAGLSCFVLWSLWSLWKHTRQRFEAQQALYAEAFFRRAMENSVLIGMRVLDMHGRITHVNPAFCRMTGWDETDLVGKVAPFPYWPRDAYPEMQRQLDMTLRGKAPSSGFELRVRRKNGTLFHARLYVSPLIDSSGRQTGWMSSMTDITEPKRAREELAAAHERFTTVLESLDAAVSVLAADEAELLFANRYYRHLFGIRPDGHLELSGGGFDRAQASSDSIDMVDAFAGLPAAALTSSTADAQEVYVESIQKWFEVRRQYIQWVDGHLAQMQIATDITTRKKAQELAHQQEEKLQFTSRLMTMGEMASSIAHELNQPLAAINNYCSGTLALVKSGRGTPETLQPALEKTAQQALRAGMIVKRIREFVKRSEPKRQPARVADIVADAVGLAEIEARKRRIRIVTEILARMPIIYVDPVLIEQVLMNLMKNAAEAMADVKPASADGVIRVVADIDAGFVDIRVIDQGPGVDEATAERLFEPFYSTKSDGMGMGLNICRSIIESHRGRLWVVNNVEPDGRISGATFHCSLPIGEPADLGQGGREASASHTVTGEL
- the fixJ gene encoding oxygen response regulator transcription factor FixJ, whose protein sequence is MNSPVTTTQETVFVVDDDEAVRDSLRWLLEANGYRVQCFSSAEQFLDAYQPAQQAGQIACLILDVRMSGMSGLELQERLIADNAALPIIFVTGHGDVPMAVSTMKKGAMDFIEKPFDEAELRKLVERMLDKARSESKSVQEQRAASERLSKLTAREQQVLERIIAGRLNKQIADDLGISIKTVEAHRANIMEKLNVNTVADLLRLALSKKQA